The following are encoded in a window of uncultured Sphaerochaeta sp. genomic DNA:
- a CDS encoding PTS sugar transporter subunit IIA — MKLKNILSLPLVKMHLEGRTKEEIIRELLEILVADGKITDVETVFSGIMAREKEMSTGIQHGVAIPHVKTKAVKNLVACIGLKPEGVDFQALDGEPSTIFIMTVSPIDRVGPHVQFLAEISKVIKTADTRKRLLETKTPKEVLEVFGL, encoded by the coding sequence ATGAAATTGAAAAACATATTATCGCTTCCCCTCGTTAAAATGCATCTTGAGGGAAGAACAAAGGAAGAGATAATCAGGGAACTGCTAGAAATCCTGGTCGCCGATGGGAAAATCACCGATGTGGAAACTGTTTTTTCCGGAATCATGGCAAGGGAAAAAGAGATGTCTACCGGAATTCAGCACGGAGTTGCCATTCCCCATGTAAAAACCAAAGCAGTCAAAAACCTGGTGGCGTGTATCGGTTTAAAACCTGAAGGGGTCGATTTTCAAGCTCTCGACGGGGAACCGAGTACGATATTTATTATGACGGTATCTCCCATAGACCGCGTAGGACCTCATGTACAGTTCCTCGCCGAGATCAGTAAAGTTATAAAAACCGCTGATACCCGTAAGCGTTTGCTTGAAACAAAGACGCCGAAAGAAGTCTTGGAAGTATTCGGCCTGTAG